One segment of Streptomyces sp. NBC_01463 DNA contains the following:
- a CDS encoding ABC transporter ATP-binding protein, which produces MIELDGLTKRFGNKTAVDQLSCRIRPGMVTGFLGPNGAGKSTTMRMMLDLDNPTSGTVRIDGKHYRELSEPLKYIGALLDAKSMHGGRSAYNNLLCLAQSNRIPESRVAEVLDTVGLTAVAKKKSKGFSLGMGQRLGIASALLGDPEILMFDEPVNGLDPEGIHWIRNLMKALAAEGRTIFVSSHLMSEMALTADHLIVIGQGRLLADTSMADFIHQNSRSYVRLRSPQQERLRDVLHAEGIVAVESGNGTLEIDGATTEDLGELAARHTIVLHELSSQRASLEEAFMQMTADSVEYHAHSERGAEPPPVGPHWGDQWNQPPGGSPGPGASGGSGTGQGV; this is translated from the coding sequence ATGATCGAGCTTGATGGCCTCACCAAGCGCTTCGGCAACAAGACTGCCGTCGACCAGTTGTCGTGCCGGATCCGGCCGGGGATGGTGACGGGTTTTCTGGGACCCAACGGGGCGGGCAAGTCCACCACGATGCGGATGATGCTCGATCTCGACAACCCCACCAGCGGAACGGTGCGCATCGACGGCAAGCACTACCGCGAACTGTCGGAACCCCTGAAGTACATCGGTGCGCTGCTGGACGCGAAGTCGATGCACGGCGGCCGCAGCGCGTACAACAACCTCCTCTGTCTCGCCCAGAGCAACCGGATCCCGGAGAGCCGGGTGGCCGAGGTGCTCGACACCGTCGGTCTGACCGCGGTGGCGAAGAAGAAGTCCAAGGGGTTCTCCCTCGGCATGGGTCAGCGCCTGGGCATCGCGTCGGCGCTGCTCGGTGACCCCGAGATCCTGATGTTCGACGAACCCGTCAACGGACTGGACCCCGAGGGAATCCACTGGATCCGCAACCTGATGAAGGCGCTCGCCGCGGAAGGCCGGACGATCTTCGTCTCCTCGCACCTGATGAGTGAGATGGCGCTGACCGCGGACCATCTGATCGTGATCGGACAGGGCCGGCTGCTCGCCGACACCTCGATGGCCGACTTCATCCACCAGAACTCCCGCAGTTACGTACGGCTGCGCTCCCCGCAGCAGGAGCGGCTGCGCGACGTGCTGCACGCCGAGGGCATCGTCGCGGTCGAGTCGGGCAACGGCACGCTGGAGATCGACGGCGCCACCACCGAGGACCTGGGCGAGCTCGCCGCCCGGCACACGATCGTGCTGCACGAGCTGAGCTCCCAGCGGGCCTCGCTGGAGGAGGCGTTCATGCAGATGACGGCGGACTCGGTGGAGTACCACGCGCACTCCGAGCGGGGGGCGGAACCGCCGCCGGTCGGGCCGCACTGGGGCGACCAGTGGAACCAGCCGCCGGGCGGCTCCCCCGGTCCCGGGGCTTCCGGCGGTTCCGGCACCGGACAGGGGGTGTGA
- a CDS encoding ABC transporter permease, whose protein sequence is MASVPAVLTSEWTKIRTVSSTTWTLICAFAVTVAMSAALCAVMNAQFDDLSDAERATFDPTFISFSGMILGQLAMVVFGVLVVGTEYSSGMIRTSLAAVPQRATFLFSKMLVAGVLALVVGLITSFVSFFLGQALLGDHSIGIGEDNVLRAVVGAGLYMGLIAVFSMGVAAMLRSSMLSLGILMPFFFLVSQILSAVPGAKSVAQYFPDQAGSKIMQVVPDAMDSDPAPYGPWAGLLIMVAWVAASVIGGFLLLKKRDA, encoded by the coding sequence ATGGCTTCGGTACCCGCGGTCCTGACCTCCGAATGGACCAAGATCCGTACGGTCTCCTCCACGACGTGGACGCTGATCTGCGCGTTCGCCGTCACCGTCGCGATGAGCGCCGCGCTCTGCGCGGTGATGAACGCCCAGTTCGACGACCTCTCCGACGCGGAGCGGGCGACCTTCGACCCGACGTTCATCAGCTTCTCCGGAATGATCCTCGGCCAGCTGGCGATGGTGGTCTTCGGTGTCCTGGTGGTCGGTACGGAGTACAGCTCCGGCATGATCCGCACCTCGCTCGCGGCGGTGCCGCAGCGCGCCACCTTCCTCTTCAGCAAGATGCTGGTCGCCGGTGTGCTGGCGCTGGTGGTCGGTCTGATCACCAGCTTCGTCTCGTTCTTCCTCGGCCAGGCCCTGCTGGGCGACCACAGCATCGGCATCGGCGAGGACAACGTGCTGCGGGCCGTCGTCGGCGCCGGTCTCTACATGGGGCTGATCGCGGTCTTCTCCATGGGGGTGGCGGCGATGCTCCGCAGCTCCATGCTGTCGCTCGGCATCCTGATGCCGTTCTTCTTCCTGGTGTCGCAGATCCTGTCGGCCGTGCCGGGCGCCAAGAGCGTCGCCCAGTACTTCCCCGACCAGGCCGGTTCCAAGATCATGCAGGTGGTGCCCGACGCGATGGACAGCGATCCGGCTCCTTACGGCCCGTGGGCCGGGCTGCTGATCATGGTCGCCTGGGTGGCGGCCTCGGTGATCGGCGGCTTCCTCCTCCTCAAGAAGCGCGACGCCTGA
- a CDS encoding ABC transporter ATP-binding protein: MIEAVGLTKRYGAKTAVYNLSFQVRPGAVTGFLGPNGSGKSTTMRMILGLDRPTAGRVTVGGHDFRSLPNAPRQVGALLDAKAVHGGRSARNHLLSLAQLAGIPAARVDEVLGVVGLQDVARKRSRGFSLGMGQRLGIAAALLGDPQVLLFDEPVNGLDPEGILWVRNLMKMLASEGRTVFVSSHLMSEMALTADHLIVIGRGQLMADMSITDFISANSADFARIRVPDDGPEQREKLTATLTEAGGQVMSEPDGALRVTGLRLPRISDLAHEADVRLWELSPHQASLEEAYMRMTQGAVDYRSTADQVAHLQAPPPPGGYGLQPAGYAPPQQSAPEVPQQGWYAPPPPGQNPYAGTPAPAAPAVAPAAPPAPAAAPAPAAPAAAPADLTKRDTSEDPR; this comes from the coding sequence ATGATCGAGGCAGTCGGCCTGACCAAGCGCTATGGCGCGAAGACAGCCGTGTACAACCTTTCCTTCCAGGTGCGGCCCGGCGCCGTCACCGGGTTCCTCGGTCCCAACGGGTCGGGCAAGTCGACCACGATGCGGATGATCCTCGGCCTGGACCGGCCGACGGCCGGCCGGGTGACCGTCGGCGGCCACGATTTCCGCAGCCTGCCGAACGCACCGCGCCAGGTGGGCGCGCTGCTCGACGCCAAGGCCGTGCACGGCGGGCGCAGCGCCCGCAACCACCTGCTCTCACTGGCCCAGCTCGCCGGCATCCCGGCCGCGAGGGTCGACGAGGTGCTCGGGGTCGTCGGCCTCCAGGACGTCGCGCGGAAGCGGTCCAGGGGCTTCTCGCTGGGCATGGGGCAGCGCCTGGGGATCGCGGCCGCCCTGCTGGGCGACCCGCAGGTGCTGCTCTTCGACGAGCCGGTCAACGGCCTCGACCCGGAGGGCATCCTCTGGGTCCGCAACCTGATGAAGATGCTGGCGTCCGAGGGACGCACGGTCTTCGTCTCCAGCCATCTGATGAGCGAGATGGCCCTCACCGCCGACCATCTGATCGTGATCGGCCGCGGCCAGCTGATGGCCGACATGAGCATCACCGACTTCATCTCGGCCAACTCGGCCGACTTCGCCCGGATCCGGGTCCCGGACGACGGGCCCGAGCAGCGCGAGAAGCTCACCGCCACGCTCACCGAGGCGGGCGGCCAGGTCATGTCGGAGCCGGACGGGGCCCTGCGGGTCACCGGGCTGCGGCTGCCCCGGATCAGCGATCTGGCCCACGAGGCGGACGTCCGGCTCTGGGAGCTCTCGCCGCACCAGGCCTCGCTGGAGGAGGCGTACATGCGGATGACGCAGGGCGCCGTGGACTACCGCTCGACGGCGGACCAGGTGGCCCATCTGCAGGCCCCGCCGCCGCCCGGCGGCTACGGGCTGCAGCCCGCGGGGTACGCCCCGCCGCAGCAGAGTGCCCCGGAGGTGCCGCAGCAGGGCTGGTACGCCCCGCCGCCGCCCGGACAGAACCCGTACGCGGGCACCCCGGCACCCGCGGCCCCGGCAGTGGCCCCGGCCGCTCCCCCGGCCCCCGCCGCCGCTCCCGCCCCGGCGGCGCCCGCCGCGGCCCCGGCAGACCTGACCAAGCGCGACACCAGCGAGGACCCCCGATGA
- a CDS encoding ABC transporter permease, whose translation MTTPPTPPTPQAPYQQQAYQQPPAPQGHGPGPLTGYYTSPIPVRPATLGDAIASEWTKIRSVRSTMWTLGVMIVLLLVIGVLSAVAVSASDSDMSGTPVLSLGFFGVLLGSICVITLGVMTIASEYGTGMIRTTLTACPSRARVFGAKAIVFFLLTFVLTTVMTTVVALIQTSILDGEAPTGAEWLKGTVGVGLYIATLGLLSLAVGALIRHSAGAITIMIGVVLLPLVLAIFMFASSLSWLQDWLLQYSIPNQLSIFYDNSVSSSGGPSGWDPLWIMLGLTAVAMGGAYLVMNHRDV comes from the coding sequence ATGACGACGCCGCCCACGCCGCCGACGCCGCAGGCGCCGTACCAGCAGCAGGCGTACCAGCAGCCCCCCGCTCCCCAGGGTCACGGGCCGGGCCCGCTGACCGGCTACTACACCTCGCCGATCCCGGTGCGCCCCGCCACCCTCGGCGATGCCATCGCCTCGGAGTGGACCAAGATCCGCTCCGTGCGCTCCACGATGTGGACGCTCGGCGTCATGATCGTGCTGCTGCTCGTCATCGGGGTGCTCTCGGCGGTCGCCGTCAGCGCGTCGGACTCCGACATGAGCGGCACCCCGGTGCTCAGCCTCGGCTTCTTCGGCGTGCTCCTGGGCTCGATCTGCGTGATCACGCTCGGCGTGATGACCATCGCGTCGGAGTACGGCACCGGCATGATCCGTACGACGCTGACCGCCTGCCCGAGCCGGGCGCGGGTGTTCGGCGCGAAGGCCATCGTCTTCTTCCTGCTGACCTTCGTCCTGACCACGGTGATGACCACGGTCGTCGCCCTGATCCAGACGTCCATCCTGGACGGCGAGGCGCCCACCGGGGCGGAGTGGCTGAAGGGCACCGTAGGCGTCGGCCTCTACATCGCGACGCTGGGGCTGCTCTCGCTGGCGGTCGGCGCGCTGATCCGGCACTCGGCCGGGGCGATCACGATCATGATCGGCGTGGTGCTGCTGCCGCTCGTGCTGGCCATCTTCATGTTCGCCAGCTCGCTGTCGTGGCTCCAGGACTGGCTGCTGCAGTACTCGATCCCCAACCAGCTCAGCATCTTCTACGACAACTCGGTCAGCTCGTCCGGCGGCCCGTCCGGCTGGGACCCGTTGTGGATCATGCTCGGTCTCACCGCCGTGGCGATGGGCGGCGCCTACCTGGTGATGAACCACCGCGACGTCTGA
- a CDS encoding ATP/GTP-binding protein: MSPRRNRPRGGESPTDSASVEGDRYGGGGRAEEWQGEEWSVRPVSGASAAGKRYRCPGCDQEIPSGVPHLVAWSEYGGIDDRRHWHKACWNAKDRRTTRVQRSRNAPRY, from the coding sequence GTGTCCCCGCGCCGCAACCGCCCCCGAGGCGGCGAGAGTCCCACCGACAGCGCGAGCGTGGAGGGGGACCGGTACGGCGGCGGCGGGCGCGCGGAGGAGTGGCAGGGCGAGGAGTGGTCGGTCCGCCCCGTCAGCGGCGCGAGCGCGGCGGGCAAGCGCTACCGGTGCCCCGGCTGCGACCAGGAGATCCCCTCCGGCGTCCCGCATCTGGTGGCCTGGTCCGAGTACGGCGGGATCGACGACCGCCGGCACTGGCACAAGGCGTGCTGGAACGCGAAGGACCGCCGCACCACACGGGTGCAGCGGTCCAGGAACGCGCCTCGGTACTGA
- a CDS encoding LLM class flavin-dependent oxidoreductase has product MRVGTFVLAAQFPGQGPGEALHRAIRSAEVAEESGLDSVWLAEHHFVPYGVCPSAVTLAALLLGRTRRIRVGTAVSVLPTQHPVALGEQAALLHLTSGGRFTLGVGRGGPWIDLEVFGGGLEAYEKGFPESLGLLLDWLREARVAGTGERYGFREVAVVPRADELLGGESGETPGGPEVIVACTSPKSVKLAAENGLPMLLGMHCGDEEKAEMIALWRSCALAAGRSPESVRQAGHVSAGVAQIADRTEDARETLVKAMPGWLRQGLDAHVTVDGRHRVMRDPVGYTELLCDLHPVGPPRLAADRLAATAERTGITRFALLVEGSGDLVATEENVARLGTEVLPLLE; this is encoded by the coding sequence ATGCGTGTGGGAACGTTCGTACTGGCAGCCCAGTTTCCGGGCCAGGGGCCGGGGGAAGCGCTGCACCGCGCGATCCGGTCCGCCGAGGTCGCGGAGGAGTCGGGCCTCGACTCGGTCTGGCTGGCCGAACATCATTTCGTGCCGTACGGGGTGTGCCCGTCCGCCGTGACGCTGGCCGCGCTGCTGCTCGGCCGCACGCGCAGGATCCGTGTCGGCACGGCGGTGAGCGTGCTGCCGACGCAGCATCCGGTCGCCCTCGGCGAGCAGGCCGCGCTGCTCCACCTCACCAGCGGCGGCCGGTTCACCCTGGGCGTCGGCCGGGGCGGCCCGTGGATCGACCTGGAGGTGTTCGGCGGCGGCCTGGAGGCGTACGAGAAGGGCTTCCCCGAGTCCCTGGGGCTGCTCCTCGACTGGCTGCGCGAGGCCAGGGTGGCGGGCACCGGGGAGCGCTACGGCTTCCGCGAGGTGGCGGTGGTCCCCCGGGCCGACGAACTGCTCGGCGGGGAGAGCGGCGAGACTCCCGGCGGCCCCGAGGTGATCGTCGCGTGCACCTCGCCGAAGAGCGTGAAACTCGCCGCCGAGAACGGCTTGCCGATGCTGCTCGGAATGCACTGCGGGGACGAGGAGAAGGCCGAGATGATCGCTCTCTGGCGCTCCTGCGCGCTCGCCGCGGGCCGTTCGCCGGAGAGTGTCCGGCAGGCCGGGCACGTCTCCGCCGGGGTCGCCCAGATCGCGGACCGCACCGAGGACGCCCGGGAGACGCTCGTGAAGGCGATGCCCGGCTGGCTGCGGCAGGGACTCGACGCCCATGTGACGGTCGACGGCCGGCACCGGGTGATGCGCGACCCGGTCGGCTATACGGAGCTGCTGTGCGACCTTCACCCGGTGGGCCCGCCCCGGCTCGCGGCCGACCGTCTCGCGGCAACGGCGGAGCGCACGGGCATCACCCGCTTCGCGCTCCTGGTGGAGGGTTCCGGAGATCTCGTCGCCACGGAGGAGAACGTAGCGCGGCTCGGCACCGAGGTACTGCCGCTCCTGGAATGA